GTGAGCAGCCGACTGGGGGCCGGGGGTCAGCCGCCGTAGTCGGGGGCGGCCGGGAGGCCGAAGAACTCCTCGAGGGTCGAGACGCCGGTGTTGTGCATCTCCGTTGCGAGGTCGACTCCGACGTAGCGGAAGTGCCAGGGCTCGTACTCGTAACCCGTCACCGCGGTCTTGTCGGCGGGGTACCGCAGGATGAAACCGAAACGGTAGGCGTTCGCCGCGAGCCACACGCCTGACGGCGCGCTGCCGAAACAGGGTGTCTCAAGGTCGCAGCCGCTGGAGGTGTCCATGATGTCCATGGCGAGTCCGGTCTGGTGCTCACTGAAGCCGGGACGCGCACTGGTCTGGTCCGCCCCGGCGACACCGAGCTGGCTGACGTAGTGACCATAGGCCCGCACCTGCACGCCGTAGTCGCGGTAGCCGCTCTGGGCGACCAGCTGCGTTCCGACCTCAGCCTTGTCCGCGACGAACATCGAGTGCAGGGCATCAGCGGCGTCGGACCGCAGCATGTACCCGAGCGGGTCGGGCATGTCGCCCGGCAGGTCGACGAGATCCGGTGGTTCGAAATTGGCGCCGTCGGCGATCGGGCGCTGCTTGTTCACGACGACCCAGATGCTGTTGGGGTCGTCGATCGAGTTCGCCGTCTTGTCGAACGCAGGCGGCGCGGGCGGAGCCGCGGGCACCGAAGGGGTGGGCGCGAGGCTCGACGTGGGCGTTGAGGAAGCCGACGGAGCAGCGCTGGCACCGGGATCCGGCGAAGTGGTCGATCCCGGCAGCGCCGCCGCTGCCGCGCCCGCCTGGAACTGGTGCGCGACCGCGCCCAACGCGATCACCGTTCCGCCCACGAACACGGCGACCACGACGACGATCAACACGGCGGCGAGGATGCGCCGCGTCCGAAGTCGGCGGCGGCGATCATCCTGAGCAGGCGGCGACTCGCGGGAGAGCGGGTACCGCGGCCGGGCCATCGAAGTAGATCGCGAAGAAGAAACCGGTGGCGCATTCCGCCGCTCGGCCCCGCGGGGCCGGCGATCGGGCGGGACATCATCGGACACCCGCCCAGTGTAGAGGGATCAGGCGGAAAGCAGCATCAGGCGATGCTGTAGAAGTGGGCCGTGCCGCCGGGGTTCTCGACCGTGATCGCGCCGTCGAAGTCGCGGTACTGGGCGTCGACGGTGTGCCCGACGAGCTTGATGGCGTTGGTTCCGTCGGGGTTCACATCCACCCGGGAGACGAGCATGGTGTGGTCCACACCGTTGTCGTTCTGCGGGTCCCAGTCGAACATCACCACGTCGCCCACCTTCACGGAGGCACGTTGCGACAGGTCGAGCC
Above is a genomic segment from Subtercola boreus containing:
- a CDS encoding M15 family metallopeptidase; this translates as MARPRYPLSRESPPAQDDRRRRLRTRRILAAVLIVVVVAVFVGGTVIALGAVAHQFQAGAAAAALPGSTTSPDPGASAAPSASSTPTSSLAPTPSVPAAPPAPPAFDKTANSIDDPNSIWVVVNKQRPIADGANFEPPDLVDLPGDMPDPLGYMLRSDAADALHSMFVADKAEVGTQLVAQSGYRDYGVQVRAYGHYVSQLGVAGADQTSARPGFSEHQTGLAMDIMDTSSGCDLETPCFGSAPSGVWLAANAYRFGFILRYPADKTAVTGYEYEPWHFRYVGVDLATEMHNTGVSTLEEFFGLPAAPDYGG